TAACAGTAATATTTATCATATCGTAAGATCATATCCTTACTAAATGATATTACCAATGTTTTATTTATGGTATATGttaattgtataaattatacATAGTATCAATATGTCTATTAAATTTGTGGTATAATATCATTGATATTATGTATTGACAACGATTTgattgtataataatttataaagaattaaatttttattttttttctaaacggGATATCGTTCGGGTGTTGAAAATATTGgaaacataataatataaagttaaTTACATTGTCTCCTGGAGGTTTCGAGTAATGACACCCGTTACCCgaaatataattatgtaatgTGAAGAACACTACAAAAGGTGTTCTTGACTAAAACTCTCCACAAAATGAATTATTCAGTACTATATTCCTTATTGCTCATCGCTTGCTTGATCCCCATTTGCCGATCTTCCTTGCCAACAAATTCTAGAGCTTATGGCCATCATGATCATGGGCTGATTGGCCAAATTTGCAATGAAACCAAACAAGACCAGATGATCAACTGCACAAACATTCTGAGAGCAGATGCAAGAATCCTGTTtgcaaaaaaatttgttgaattttcAAAGGCTGTCCTTGGACAAAGCAATAGAAGGGCAGAACTTTCTTCTTAAGGGACTggtgaagacaaaaaaaaaattctccagCCATTGATGAATGTGCAAACATTCTTTATGGTGGGCTGGTTGGATAGTTCAGAAGTGCCCTGGGTGAGTTGAAAGATGAACCTATATTTGCGAACTATGATGCCAAAAATTGCTGGTGATGATTCTGGTACGTGTGAGATTGTACTGGCTGCTGCACAAATTGTTAATCCTGCAATTTCTGCTCTTAAACGCTAAATATTGTTGCTTAGCTATATTGCAGTCCTAGCCACAAATAAAACCACTGATTAAGGCAGTTTATGGGGACAACATACATGCATGATGTCAACCCAAGGTATAGTAGAGGTTTCTATTTGTTATAGCATCTCTTTTGTAGAAGGGGGAGATTAATTGATAAAATCAAATAGAAGTTTactattacttttttttggaGTGTTGTCTGTTAAGATGAAACTCTATGTTTTAACAGAGTTTGAAGAAAAACTACctacctttatttttgcttgatCAGAATATGAGTGTACAATCTTATTTATATGGCTGATACAAAATTAACTTTACaacaataaaatagaaaagCCAACTAATCATAATTGACAGCTGTTTATTCTAACATTGACCATAGCCTTTTCCTGCCTATGAATGACATTATTCTTACATTGAATTGTCTATTATGTgacatttgtttgttttgtgaggGTCGGAAATTGTCAACTTGCTCTTGTCTTCTTTAACTTGTTCAAGGTGGTTCGAGACAAGAGTTTCAAACATTGGTGAATGTTTTTTTCACATGCGGTGAGAATTCATCATCAAGATCTTTGTTACTCACAAAATTAGAGTCTCCAACATCCATAAATTTTGTAGGTTGAGGCattgttttgatagttaaatAGAAGTGTTCTTAGCACActgaaaaattatgatttattttgcatttaaaatatacaataaaaataaatttgtgtatCCGAATGTGTATTCttgaaacaataatttttatttaatagtgtGAAAACTCTATGTATATCTATATGAAAATCAAGTTTTGTTATCAACTCTTTGACAAGTAGAACTCTAAAGAACAAATCTCTTTTACCACTTTTGAGGGTTAAAACTAAGCTTGAACTTTTCTAGTCTATGTACTGTGCACTTTACGTCAGGTGCTTTTAATTTACAACATTAAAGAGATATGGACTTGAATCTCttctcaaagaaaaaaaagaaatattttatttaaaataatttcatatctctttatctttataaaaataaaaaatatctcatcttttattttaagaagatTTTTGTTATAAGACAaagataattcataattaatcacatgattaattataataattaatcacatgatttattatatatagcaataaaatattattcttattttatggacattttttacatttataaaataatattttcttttttatattaattatattcttggtgctagtaaaaaatataatagtatttcaataaaatatttatttaattcagtaaaattttctaatttaattatcaaataaattatttcttttgtaaagatTGAAACACTCATTTGTGTGTAATTTCGTAATTCAATACTAAAGTGgtaataaattaatcataattaatttaataattaaggtAGGTTTCTAACAACAATGTTTAACGTCCGGATAACATGAAACAACATCTTTTATCTTTAAGAATCAATAGAAGAATAATGGAATATTTCTTTCAATCATTCATAGCTCAAGGTTAACTTTAGAGTATAGTATTATTGTCAAACTCTAATAAGTTAACACATTTAATCAATGACTTaaactcttttcttctttcattcaattatCTTGACCAAGGTTTTAATTCTATCATAGAGTTTAAACTCATTACCTAGAGTTGATGGATTCCttattgattaatcattaattttacatatatttaatcatatccaatattCATTCAATTTGTGCACTGAGACATTAGGTGtccgaaattaaaatataacaaataatttattaattactatgataatATCATGTAAAAGGAAACTATCATATGTCTTGTTGAGAACTTTCTATTGacatatcaaattaatattaattattatgaattCTCAATTAAGTCAATTCAAAGATGATATTCAcatatacattatatatatatatatatatatatatatatatgcaatttaataaataaaatttattcatttttatctaataaagatcattacatatatattgatctatTTGAATTATTGATGTCCTATTCATAATAATCTAACGATTAATaacaatttagattaaaattataaatgactttttttctccttattATAATTCCTATCAAAATAATAAacctctaattttaattaagaacttgtaaaattaacaatttaataaaataattaaattaaatcttggacatatatatttattccAACATGTTTACCCTTCTCCTTCTTCAAAAAAAGGCTTCTTTCCAATGGAGATATTTAGCATTGTTTGTCAAAATATCTATTGCCAGGCTCTTTCTAAGCTAGTCCCGATCTGCAAAATCAGAAAAAAGTTGTAGTAATTTGCATATTCAATTATTGTCATCCTTTCTGATTTCAactttttttgcattttaatttcaaaacatcGTTAAAGAAACTTTTACTTAAATAGGTAACTGACAAAGGAGAGTACactgttttttaaaagaaataaccaAATTATGCTTATGTTCCACCCCATGTACTGGGAGAGAGATTTATCTTCAGCTTTCCTTTATCGCTCGGTTTTAAAGAGGAAATCTTTGGAAGGCATAAAAGATAATTACTACGGTTTATTTGCATAATTCTAGCTACGATTTTAaagagaatttttattttattttaaataaatactatattTGTATAATTCTAGTTACGGTTTTCAGATATTGTAGTtggaaaaaacaaataacaaaagaCAAGGGATGTTCACGTGTTAGATACATGCCACTCTTCTCCTCtatgattaaagataaaaaagaggacgtgataagaaaataaatgacatACCAGAATATGATAAAGTAGAACAGAGGACAGGTTACTATAAGGGGGAAAAACAGAGAAAACCACACAAAGCTAATAATATTTGCAAATTTTGCATCTTTACTGATCACTCAACATTTTCCATGTTCATCTCTCGTACTCGTAGGTCCACATATAAATGTCATGCCATTTGGCTACGTGAGAATTTGAAATTACACATGCATATATTAAATTCattgtatattattatattaatcttttatcacataaatttaatatttgttaaattttatattaaaattattaatattttattaatctaTATTACatttaggataaaatatattttaagtatctcaattattttttgtcaaatttgaTATAGATTCTTATATCTTAAGAATATTAGTATGTAATTTtggactttatatatatatatatatatatatatatatatatatatatatattaaattggtgattttcattttttttatagaacttAGAATAATAAGATGAGAGAAGAAATTCAACAGTCATAAAAAATACaggatcaaaatcataaattttaataaataggaattaagattaattttgattgaaaattaaaagacctaaaatatattttatccttaaaattaatgtgatatataatatatatatttgtaaaatatgtAACAATAAAGTTTGTTTGATCACAGCCTAGATTGATTCTGATGTTGGATCAAAAGATTGATTCCGATGTCCATGCTTTGCCTGCTTTGCTGGAATGAATCATCCAATTCATTcctgaaaaaaagaaacaaaagcctTAGTTGATAAAAGTAATACATACaagatttcttaaaaataattttttggttaCTCTTTAGATTCGGTCTACGCATGTTTTCGACAGTACAACAGGTTCTgcgatatatttttattatcaacaaatattattattaggattgttacttttttttatagaaggAGAATCTACCACCTATCCTTCCTTCCCCAAtaaatcaatcttatatctcCGGGCTATGAGGGAATAAAGGATAAGAGTGTATCAGCTGCACAAAAATGTGATACTCACAGAATTTACAGATAAATGCAACGGAGGAGAAACAATTAAATGCTTCTGATATTTAAAGTGATGCTACTATTTTTAATTCCCCATTATGGTTCAGCCAATTATTATTAGTATGTTCTTATGAACTGAAATCATCATCTAATTCTGTAAAACTCTATTTTCTgcttttaatatctaattaccTATCAATTGCATTGTAAATTCCTTAGCCAAACaagcaagacaaaaaaaaaaaaagtttgttcaCCATCAACCTAACATCTAAGAAGCAGAAGTATTCAGACCTACCATGAGCACCATAACAAAATTTGTCCCAGGACCTACATAAGTACACATTGAACCAATAAATCTGAAATGCAAAATGAAATTTCCTctctttttatctaaaattacaTGTAACAAATTTTGTGGAATGCCAGATTCCagaaaaaattttagaaaaggGAATAAATAcatagaaaaattgaaaaaagaacaaggaaaatgtatatatgaaacgaaagaaaaagaagaaaatttttgGATTATGAAGAAGTTCATCATCATCTGACAGTGGAAGCAACAGTGTGAGCCCACCATCTGAGACTTTCTTTCATGTCAGTTTCATTGTTGATAGCAGGCATTTTCCAATTCACCAAAgggttctctttttttctcctatCACATTCCTGAACCTCCCATGCTTCAGAAAGGTAAGGCCTTGGAACACTTATCTCATCacaatcatcatcttcttctttttcctcttcctttTTCCCTAGCCTTTGCAACCCAGGAATAATTGAAGCCAAGCTTGAGTCTTTATCCTCCTCTGAGAAAACAAAACCCAGATCCATGAACCCTTTTAGCTCCTCAAATTCAAGGTCTGACAAACTCTTGCTCTCCCTCCTCTTCCTAGTTCCATTGCTTGagatttttttgttcttcttgggaCACAACACCTCATCAGATTCTGAGTCAGTGGCTTCTTTTCCTGAGAGAATGATTTGGAGCTTTGGATGGAGAAGAAGCACTGAGTCTGGTGACAGAGAATCATGGTTGAAGCTTGTCGTTATCATGGATAATTGGTCACTCATGGATCTGGTGTGGCTGGTTCGGATCAAGGGTAGCtttggttcttcttcttcttcttttatctcatAATCTAAACTTTCTTTATAACTTGTAATTGATGTGTGAGGACTTGAATTTGTCTTCAAAATGTTAACCTCAAACCAGCAAGAATCAAAGAGGTTCAAGACAGCCTCCGATTCCATGGCGGCTGAAGAGGATAATCAGCAGAAATGAAAAGACCTTTGTGATTTGTGATTTGTGAATTGCGTGTTAGCGGAAGTGAATTACATAGTCCATGTAGATAACTAGAATATATATACCATGTTTCATGACCATATTGCCCTTCATTTTACCCTCTAATTACAAAATTCTAAACCAATTGTTTATTTGTCTACACGTTTTGAATTAAGTAATTTTGAAACATGTCTTTTTCAATTCGTGTGTGGTATAACTTTGTgggaatattattttctattttgccGAGTGAAAATTATTGATTCCGTCGTTAGGGAAATACTGTTTGGAATTAGGTGGGTTTATGAATAGGTAAAAGGAAGGGTTAATTGATTGAGGTGGAACAGTGAATTATGGATGCTACTAGATAAAGCTAGATATAAGGTTGGGGATTTTGTCAACAATTTGACATCAAATTACTTATCAACCACTAATGTTTATCTTATTATCTCTTGGATTCTGACATTTTACTGgttttcatttcttcttgttTGTTTGATGATTACACCAAACCGTTTTGATGTAAAATTAATGGTTCTAACTACAACAATTATTGTGGGTTGCTTCCAAATTACACAAACTTGAATTGCGCATGTCACTGTGGTTGCTAGAATTCAAGATCTCTTGCATGTTTTAGTgtctttcttgtttgtttttctcatacttttttttttattacagtgTTTAGTCCAAACATTTTGACTCTTGTGATAGACTCATGTTTGAAAATGAGTTTTTATATGTAATAATATTCCCCCTCTAGTCTCTTTagtgtaattaatattttgtaagtttaattattcatttaatttttataatttttaaatttatttttttaaaattttataattaataaataaattttttaattcttgatgtttatattttaattttcaaaagatcactgtcattaaaatattttaattaataaagttaaaaaatttaaattacagaagttttttgaaaattaaaatgtaaatttcagGGATAAAAGatctatttattaaattttaataattaaaaaaataatcatatgaaCTAAAggaataaatttgaaattaaatgagtaattatttttttttataattaataggaTTAGAAGGACCACACACGGGAATGCTTCAAAGTAGTTAATAATTTGAGTTAAATTAAGGTACACGTGGTTTTTGCTTTTTGATACATAACCTACACGAGATCAATATAAAAAAGCTTTACATTATGATAAATTAGGCATCAACCAATTATATTATAGCTTTAACTCAGATCACGTGTGAACAACAATAGCACACTTGGGACTGTTAGTAAAATCAATGTCATACAGAGAAAGGGGGAATCagggaataattaatatttttttttcgatacagggaataattaatataaagatatgaatttttgtataaaaaaattcgcTACACGCCTGCATTGCTTTATAACACGTAATGGTATGGGAATACTGATGTCGTGTACGGTGTACCTACTTGTAAAAGATAGTACtgatttatgttttaatttcttttttatatatataaaaaaagtttaaatgaattaaattttaattttttttaaaccggATAAACCTCATTCTTGAATAAATGTTTGcagaaatatttataaattacttaTCAATAACATATGAGTCTTTTGTTACTAACGGGATgaatttctctttttatctCGTTAACTTTACGTGTGAatctgaaaataaataaaatatttatcaggTGTTGACTATTATTTGCCCAGTCACGTGTGCAtctatacaaataaaatattcattcgGACACGCATTATTGGTagtcaaattcaaaatatttattgtattccAAAACTAAGTTCGAAAGGGTCCTTTAGTAAATACTAAATAGTAAAAATTAGGCAGCAGAATTTCTTTTAAAACGTCGAGACAATctgaaaataaatacatttcaCAACAATGTCAAACTCATTATACGTAGTACGGGATCCTCCGAGACTGATAAATCaagtttattattaataaaattaataaatattttgtatttataacataataatGAAAGTGATATAACCAAATGATTgaatacaaattattaaaatattaaagttaaGGTTGAATCAtttgaatataatttaaatttaatcttttaaaaaaataattctctattatttttttttattttttgactaaattttaaattagttagagtttattttttcttataagtaagaggattaaacaaaaaaactaaagtgATATACATTATTTGAACGAACATATATAATCTTTatccaaaacaaaacataaaccgATTCAACTTTTCACAATTAGTGGGAATTACAAAGTATTTTATATGAATGTATATCGAATTTCACATAATTACTCGTTGAATTATTTTCTAGCAGATGacatttgcttatattttaaataacatattatCTGTTACTAAAATAAAGTAGTACAATGCAatatccacttttttttttttatttccatgaacttttttaacttaatttgctttataattttttttaatttaattgttgcattaattaattttgtatatatgggAAACATATTAAGTGAGaactcttattattattattttgacataaaaattataaatataaactatTAGGTCATATttgaattatcaaaattaaaagaaaaatgtatatgatttatttaagtaGTCATGTGTTTATATgactcaaatttattatttttatttctcataatATTCAAGAGTTCTCACTTAATGCATCCTCTTTCCCTCTCTCTATAGTctacattaataatattatttagaatttagatATATCTGTGAagaaaagtaataaatattatatatatatatatatatatatatatatatatatatatatatatatatattatcacaaATATTGAATGAAACAAACGGACTAGGATAACATAATTTCCTATGAAGAATATTCTTGTAATAAACTGTGTGATTGGTAACTGGGAATTCCGGATTCAAGTCTCCAATTGTCCACACGTGCTAATTGTGTCTctgtttcattaaaaaaaaattgtgtctcTACTAAGACATAGCTTTGTAGCTAGAAGCAAAGGCAAATGTTTGATGAATACTCaatatgttatttaatatttaaagagtataaaatataaaatataaaatttaaaaagtaaaaaatattaataaaaaatataaaattatgaatgatttaTGTATCATTATTTTGATACAAAATTTGTGTGCAAATTTTTACTTACAGAGGAGAGACATAAAAAGATTCGTCAATCATTCACAAAAGTTGTTTGCATggctaaatatttaaatgattaaacTGAGCATTATAATGTGCTTTCttaattatgaatatatatatatatatatatatatatatatatata
This genomic interval from Glycine max cultivar Williams 82 chromosome 5, Glycine_max_v4.0, whole genome shotgun sequence contains the following:
- the LOC100792716 gene encoding uncharacterized protein, with product MESEAVLNLFDSCWFEVNILKTNSSPHTSITSYKESLDYEIKEEEEEPKLPLIRTSHTRSMSDQLSMITTSFNHDSLSPDSVLLLHPKLQIILSGKEATDSESDEVLCPKKNKKISSNGTRKRRESKSLSDLEFEELKGFMDLGFVFSEEDKDSSLASIIPGLQRLGKKEEEKEEDDDCDEISVPRPYLSEAWEVQECDRRKKENPLVNWKMPAINNETDMKESLRWWAHTVASTVR